The following proteins are encoded in a genomic region of Gammaproteobacteria bacterium:
- the dprA gene encoding DNA-processing protein DprA, which translates to MDELACWLMLHRCPGLGSRGLAALVARFGSACAVLEAARHAPAGLGLTAESLEHLRQESDPGVEADLAWAAEPGRHLLPVSDPRYPELLRRTADPPQVLYVLGDPEVLGLPQVAVVGSRNPTPGGAEIARELARDLAAAGLVVTSGLALGVDGAAHQGALAARGLTVAVAGTGLDRVYPAAHRELAHRIAAEGALVSEFPVGTPPLPEHFPRRNRIIAGLALGTLVVEAALRSGSLITARLAGEEGREVFAVPGSVRNPLARGCHVLLREGATLVESAADVLQALGGLLAHVPRDGAGEAAAAGSGAAGAGSAAGLGPGATRAGGAAEPLDPDHRRVLESLGFDPVGVDTVVERSGLTAEAVSSILLLLELRGLVEAHGGGRYAATARPAPE; encoded by the coding sequence ATGGACGAGCTCGCTTGCTGGCTGATGCTGCATCGGTGCCCCGGCCTCGGCAGCCGGGGTCTCGCCGCGCTCGTAGCCCGGTTCGGGTCGGCCTGCGCGGTCCTGGAGGCCGCCCGGCACGCGCCGGCCGGTCTCGGGCTCACGGCCGAGTCGCTCGAGCACCTGCGCCAGGAGAGCGACCCCGGCGTCGAGGCGGACCTCGCCTGGGCGGCAGAGCCCGGGCGCCACCTCCTCCCCGTGAGCGACCCCCGCTACCCCGAGCTGCTGCGGCGCACCGCCGACCCACCCCAGGTCCTCTACGTCCTCGGTGACCCCGAGGTCCTCGGGCTGCCCCAGGTGGCCGTCGTGGGCAGCCGCAACCCCACCCCGGGCGGCGCGGAGATCGCCCGGGAGCTCGCCCGGGATCTGGCGGCGGCCGGGCTGGTCGTCACCAGCGGGCTCGCCCTCGGGGTGGACGGCGCGGCCCACCAGGGGGCGCTCGCCGCTCGCGGGCTCACGGTCGCGGTGGCTGGCACCGGGCTCGACCGGGTCTACCCCGCCGCCCACCGGGAGCTTGCGCACCGGATCGCGGCCGAAGGGGCGCTCGTCTCGGAGTTCCCGGTGGGGACGCCCCCGTTGCCCGAGCACTTCCCCCGCCGCAACCGGATCATCGCCGGCCTCGCGCTCGGCACGCTCGTGGTGGAGGCGGCCCTGCGCTCGGGCTCCCTCATCACCGCGCGCCTGGCCGGGGAGGAGGGGCGGGAGGTCTTCGCCGTCCCGGGGTCGGTCCGCAACCCCCTGGCGCGTGGCTGCCACGTCCTGCTGCGCGAAGGGGCGACGCTGGTGGAATCGGCCGCCGACGTCCTCCAGGCCCTCGGGGGGCTCCTCGCGCACGTCCCCCGGGATGGCGCGGGGGAGGCCGCCGCGGCGGGGTCTGGGGCGGCGGGTGCCGGGTCCGCCGCCGGGCTGGGGCCGGGCGCTACGCGGGCCGGGGGCGCCGCGGAGCCCCTCGACCCGGACCACCGCCGGGTGCTGGAGAGCCTCGGCTTCGACCCCGTCGGGGTCGACACCGTGGTCGAGCGCAGCGGATTGACCGCCGAAGCGGTCTCCAGCATCCTGCTTCTGCTCGAGCTGCGCGGCCTGGTGGAGGCCCACGGCGGCGGGCGTTATGCGGCCACCGCCCGGCCCGCGCCCGAGTGA
- the rsmB gene encoding 16S rRNA (cytosine(967)-C(5))-methyltransferase RsmB: MNARSAALGALLGVLEDGESLSLALPRAVAGLADPRDRALAEELAYGVLRWLPRLEAVLGQVLERPLKPRETLVRAALLLGAHQLLHTRIPPYAAVAETVALLDASGRGWARGLANAVLRRIDRERAALLARAEASDEGRWAHPAWLVDAIRRAWPEDWERVLTANNTHPPLTLRVNALRTTREAYRDRLAAAGLAAHPAPHAPQGLVVDPPVGVERLPGFAEGLCSVQDAAAQLAAALLAPAPGDRVLDACAAPGGKTAHLLELEPRVAELVAVERDPQRARRLEATLARLGLHATTLVADAAEPGAWWDGRPFQRILLDAPCSATGVIRRHPDIKTRRSTAQIAALAAAQQRLLEGLWPLLAPGGVLLYATCSVFPEENEEPLTRFLAVHAEAQLAPLDAPWGRARTAGRQILPGDDGMDGFFYALVRRRG, encoded by the coding sequence TTGAACGCCCGCTCCGCGGCGCTGGGCGCCCTCCTCGGGGTGCTGGAGGACGGGGAGAGCTTGAGCCTCGCCCTGCCGCGCGCCGTCGCGGGGCTCGCGGACCCCCGGGACCGGGCGCTCGCGGAGGAGCTGGCCTACGGGGTGCTGCGCTGGCTGCCGCGCCTGGAGGCGGTGCTCGGGCAGGTGCTGGAGCGCCCGCTGAAGCCCCGGGAGACCCTCGTGCGCGCCGCCCTGCTCCTCGGCGCCCACCAGCTCCTGCACACCCGCATCCCGCCCTACGCCGCGGTCGCCGAGACCGTCGCGCTCCTCGACGCCTCGGGGCGCGGCTGGGCGAGGGGGCTCGCGAACGCCGTGCTGCGGCGCATCGACCGGGAGCGGGCGGCACTCCTTGCCCGCGCCGAGGCGAGCGACGAGGGGCGCTGGGCCCACCCCGCCTGGCTGGTGGACGCGATCCGCCGCGCCTGGCCGGAGGACTGGGAGCGGGTCCTCACCGCGAACAACACCCACCCGCCCCTCACCCTGCGGGTCAACGCCCTGCGCACGACCCGCGAGGCCTACCGGGACCGGCTCGCCGCCGCGGGCCTCGCCGCCCACCCCGCGCCCCACGCCCCCCAGGGCCTCGTGGTGGACCCGCCCGTCGGTGTCGAGCGCCTGCCGGGCTTCGCCGAGGGGCTCTGCTCGGTCCAGGACGCCGCGGCCCAGCTGGCCGCCGCCCTCCTCGCCCCTGCCCCCGGGGACCGGGTGCTCGACGCCTGCGCCGCGCCGGGCGGGAAGACCGCGCACCTCCTGGAGCTCGAGCCCCGGGTGGCCGAGCTGGTGGCGGTGGAGCGGGACCCCCAGCGCGCCCGGCGCCTGGAGGCGACCCTCGCGCGGCTGGGGCTCCACGCCACCACGCTCGTCGCCGACGCCGCCGAGCCCGGCGCCTGGTGGGACGGCCGCCCCTTCCAGCGCATCCTGCTCGACGCCCCCTGCTCGGCCACCGGCGTCATCCGCCGCCACCCGGACATCAAGACCCGCCGCTCCACGGCCCAGATCGCCGCCCTCGCCGCCGCCCAGCAGCGGCTCCTCGAGGGGCTCTGGCCGCTGCTGGCTCCCGGCGGGGTGCTGTTGTACGCTACCTGTTCGGTCTTTCCCGAGGAAAACGAGGAGCCGCTCACCCGCTTCCTCGCCGTCCACGCCGAGGCGCAGCTGGCGCCCCTGGACGCGCCGTGGGGACGGGCCCGAACCGCCGGCCGGCAGATCCTGCCGGGAGACGATGGGATGGATGGCTTCTTCTACGCGCTCGTTCGCCGCAGGGGTTGA
- the fmt gene encoding methionyl-tRNA formyltransferase, which produces MRIVFAGTPEFAAAHLAALLEAGETVAAVYTQPDRPAGRGQRLRESPVKQLAAARGIPVLQPESLRGAEAAEALARIAPDLMVVVAYGLLLPRAVLATPRLGCVNVHASLLPRWRGAAPIQRAILAGDAESGVSLMQMDEGLDTGPVLRTAPCPIAPRDTAATLHDRLAALGARALVELVRDLREGPVAAVAQTEAGVTYARKIERAEAEIDWQEDAAAIERRVRAFNPWPVARTTLGGEILRVWEAEALGRDGDRARGGDGPGALGGDEDSARGGDGPRAEPGEVLAAGREGIEVAAGAGRLRITGMQLPGGRPIRAADYLNAHPSPVGAVLGRAH; this is translated from the coding sequence GTGCGCATCGTCTTCGCGGGCACCCCGGAGTTCGCCGCCGCGCACCTGGCGGCGCTGCTCGAGGCCGGGGAGACCGTGGCCGCGGTCTACACCCAGCCGGACCGCCCGGCGGGGCGGGGCCAGCGCCTGCGCGAGAGCCCGGTGAAGCAGCTGGCCGCCGCCCGGGGGATCCCCGTGCTGCAGCCGGAGAGCTTGCGCGGGGCGGAGGCCGCCGAGGCGCTCGCCCGCATCGCCCCCGACCTGATGGTGGTGGTCGCCTACGGGCTCCTCCTCCCCCGGGCGGTGCTCGCCACCCCCCGCCTCGGCTGCGTGAACGTCCACGCCTCCCTCCTCCCCCGCTGGCGCGGCGCCGCCCCCATCCAGCGCGCCATCCTCGCCGGGGACGCCGAGAGCGGGGTCTCCCTGATGCAGATGGACGAGGGGCTGGACACCGGGCCCGTGCTGCGCACCGCGCCCTGCCCCATCGCGCCCCGGGACACCGCCGCGACCCTGCACGACCGCCTGGCGGCCCTCGGCGCCAGGGCGCTCGTCGAGCTCGTGCGGGACCTGCGCGAGGGCCCCGTCGCCGCCGTCGCCCAGACCGAGGCCGGGGTCACCTACGCCCGCAAGATCGAGCGCGCGGAGGCGGAGATCGACTGGCAGGAGGACGCCGCCGCGATCGAGCGCCGCGTGCGGGCGTTCAACCCCTGGCCGGTGGCACGGACCACCCTCGGCGGGGAGATCCTGCGGGTGTGGGAGGCCGAGGCGCTCGGACGGGACGGGGACAGGGCACGCGGGGGGGACGGGCCCGGGGCGCTCGGAGGGGATGAGGACAGCGCACGCGGGGGGGACGGGCCCCGGGCCGAGCCCGGAGAGGTCCTCGCCGCGGGGCGCGAAGGCATCGAGGTCGCCGCCGGGGCGGGGCGGCTGCGCATCACGGGGATGCAGCTTCCCGGCGGGCGCCCCATCCGGGCCGCGGACTACCTGAACGCCCACCCGTCCCCGGTCGGCGCGGTGCTCGGCAGAGCCCATTGA
- a CDS encoding LysM peptidoglycan-binding domain-containing protein, translating to MDSTRIGSVLLTLALALPLAAGAVDLAPGAPERYTVKRGDTLWDIAGHYLREPWHWPKIWRANPQVRNPDLIYPGDLLTLEYVNGKPVVRAHRAQQARRPGVVKLSPGVRETPIERAIPVIPVEAIGPFITESRVLEFDDLTSAPYVLAAGREHLVGTAGHAVFARRLADTSVERFGIYRQGPEYRSPGTEEVLGYQAIYVGNAVLEEAGDPATLLVTRSTREVQPGDRLLPLEDDVLREPFLPRPPDEELTGTIISVVDGVSQVGLHQAVVIDRGTRDGLQPGHVLAVYQKGEVVTDRFVPMHRVPDPNDPEDAAKFTTPLDIFSATIANAMGGHPEVELPVRRAGVVMVVRPFERVSYALVMEATGAMHVSDTVATP from the coding sequence ATGGACAGCACGCGCATCGGTTCCGTTCTCCTGACCCTCGCGCTCGCCCTGCCGCTCGCGGCGGGCGCCGTCGATCTCGCTCCGGGGGCACCCGAACGGTACACGGTCAAGCGCGGCGACACCCTGTGGGACATCGCCGGGCACTACCTGCGCGAGCCCTGGCACTGGCCGAAGATCTGGCGGGCCAACCCCCAGGTCCGGAACCCCGACCTGATCTACCCGGGCGACCTCCTGACGCTCGAGTACGTGAACGGCAAGCCCGTGGTCCGCGCCCACCGCGCCCAGCAGGCCCGCCGCCCCGGCGTGGTGAAGCTCTCCCCGGGGGTGCGCGAGACCCCCATCGAGCGCGCCATCCCCGTGATCCCGGTGGAGGCCATCGGGCCCTTCATCACCGAGTCGCGGGTGCTCGAGTTCGACGACCTGACCAGCGCCCCCTACGTGCTGGCCGCCGGGCGCGAGCACCTGGTGGGCACCGCCGGGCACGCCGTCTTCGCCCGCCGGCTCGCCGACACCTCCGTCGAGCGCTTCGGGATCTACCGCCAGGGGCCCGAGTACCGCTCGCCGGGGACGGAAGAGGTGCTGGGCTACCAGGCGATCTACGTGGGCAACGCGGTGCTCGAGGAGGCCGGTGACCCGGCCACGCTGCTCGTCACCCGCTCCACCCGCGAGGTGCAGCCCGGCGACCGCCTGCTGCCGCTCGAGGACGACGTCCTCCGGGAGCCGTTCCTGCCGCGCCCCCCGGACGAGGAGTTGACCGGGACCATCATCTCGGTGGTCGACGGCGTGAGCCAGGTGGGCCTGCACCAGGCGGTGGTGATCGACCGTGGCACGCGCGACGGGCTGCAGCCCGGGCACGTGCTCGCCGTGTATCAGAAGGGCGAGGTGGTGACCGACCGCTTCGTGCCGATGCACCGGGTGCCGGACCCGAACGACCCCGAGGACGCGGCGAAGTTCACGACGCCGCTCGACATCTTCTCGGCCACCATCGCGAACGCCATGGGCGGCCACCCCGAGGTGGAGCTGCCCGTGCGCCGCGCCGGCGTGGTGATGGTGGTGCGCCCGTTCGAGCGCGTAAGCTACGCCCTGGTGATGGAGGCGACCGGGGCGATGCACGTGAGCGACACGGTCGCGACACCCTAG
- a CDS encoding DUF4390 domain-containing protein, producing the protein MQAGSLTARLGWVLLAAFLFAPAHAGEGGFRVREVQSRLVEGVYRVDATVDLDLSRSARRALESGVALPLLYRFRILRSRDYLWDAEVAELNQRYRIEYHALSERYVLVNVNAGTGQAYSSLTEALHAIENLKSFPLIDAELLRPGPRYVGTLQVLVDSEALPVPLRLQTWVNNAWRLDSQPLQWPLNP; encoded by the coding sequence TTGCAGGCCGGCTCCCTGACGGCGCGGCTCGGCTGGGTGCTCCTGGCCGCTTTCCTCTTTGCCCCGGCGCACGCGGGCGAGGGAGGTTTTCGCGTGCGCGAGGTCCAGTCCCGCCTGGTCGAGGGGGTCTACCGCGTGGACGCCACCGTGGACCTCGACTTGAGCCGCTCGGCCCGGCGCGCCCTCGAGAGCGGGGTCGCCCTGCCCCTCCTCTACCGCTTCCGCATCCTGCGCAGCCGTGACTACCTCTGGGACGCCGAGGTCGCCGAGCTCAACCAGCGCTACCGCATCGAGTACCACGCCTTGAGCGAGCGCTACGTGCTCGTGAACGTCAACGCCGGTACCGGGCAGGCCTACTCGAGCCTCACCGAGGCCCTGCACGCCATCGAGAACCTGAAGTCGTTCCCGCTCATCGACGCCGAGCTCCTGCGGCCCGGCCCGCGCTACGTGGGCACGCTCCAGGTGCTGGTGGACAGCGAGGCCTTGCCGGTCCCGCTCCGGCTGCAGACCTGGGTGAACAACGCCTGGCGGCTCGACAGCCAGCCCCTCCAATGGCCGCTCAACCCCTGA
- a CDS encoding HAMP domain-containing protein, with the protein MAAQPLIRWVSGVGPLAVLTLVLLAALLLMSTATENSAAFGRLYTLLIVVSLVGLALLATLITVNLVRLLRQRHAGVAGSRLATRMVLMFVLVAGTPVLVVFYFSLQLLERGIDSWFDVQVDRALTDALELSRSALDTRMREVHRQTRQAAGDLAGVPKELAAARLDEVRERADAVEMSVLSAQGRVLAANSADTATLLPHRPDDAVLLQARQSGSYVGLDPLPRAGLVIRSIERVPDLTPSYESRFLQALYPVAERMSALADTVQSAFAKYRELTYLRGSLKTSFILTLSLAVVLSLLGAVWAAIFSSRSLAAPIRDLAEGTRAVAGGDLETQLPQSSRDEMGFLVQSFNEMTRQLARARDEARRSQEAVEAQRTSLQALLAQLSSGVVTVDRERRLGTANNAAGQILDLDLEAETGRPLRAIAETHAHLQPVIDAFERHLEGEATEWREEVTLFGPVGRQVLMCRGTPLAGLGGEHVVVFDDITAVIQAQRDAAWSEVARRLAHEIKNPLTPIQLSAERLRHKYLDKMQDKDREVMDRLTHTIIQQVDSMKEMVNAFSSYARSPQVRLEPASLNDLAREVVELYRYNRGATPIEATLDPRVPTLELDTGRVRQVLHNLIKNALEACEGREGCAVAVRTRLVEEKGKRQVEIAVEDNGPGFTPDVLERVFDPYVTTKSRGTGLGLAIVKKIVEEHGGMVRAQARAEGGARVLARLPAASGAARRETEPKEG; encoded by the coding sequence ATGGCCGCTCAACCCCTGATCCGCTGGGTCTCGGGCGTCGGACCGCTCGCTGTTCTGACCCTCGTCCTGCTGGCGGCGCTCCTCCTGATGAGCACCGCCACCGAGAACTCGGCCGCCTTCGGCCGGCTCTACACGCTCCTCATCGTGGTGAGCCTGGTGGGCCTCGCCCTCCTCGCCACCCTCATCACCGTGAACCTGGTGCGGCTGCTGCGCCAGCGCCACGCGGGCGTCGCCGGCTCGCGCCTCGCCACCCGCATGGTGCTCATGTTCGTGCTGGTCGCGGGCACGCCGGTCCTGGTGGTCTTCTACTTCTCGCTGCAGCTCCTCGAGCGCGGCATCGACAGCTGGTTCGACGTACAGGTGGACCGGGCCCTCACCGACGCCCTGGAGTTGAGCCGCAGCGCCCTCGACACGCGCATGCGCGAGGTCCACCGCCAGACCCGGCAGGCCGCGGGCGACCTCGCCGGGGTGCCGAAGGAGCTCGCCGCCGCGCGCCTGGACGAGGTCCGCGAGCGCGCCGACGCCGTGGAGATGTCGGTGCTCTCGGCCCAGGGGCGGGTGCTCGCGGCAAACAGCGCCGACACCGCGACCCTCCTCCCGCACCGCCCGGACGACGCGGTGCTCCTGCAGGCGCGCCAGTCCGGGAGCTACGTCGGCCTCGACCCCCTGCCCCGCGCCGGGCTCGTCATCCGATCCATCGAGCGGGTCCCCGACCTCACGCCCTCCTACGAGAGCCGCTTCCTGCAGGCCCTCTACCCGGTCGCCGAGCGCATGAGCGCCCTCGCCGACACCGTGCAGTCCGCCTTCGCCAAGTACCGGGAGCTCACCTACCTGCGGGGGTCGCTGAAGACGAGCTTCATCCTCACCCTCTCGCTCGCCGTGGTCCTGAGCCTCCTCGGCGCGGTGTGGGCGGCGATCTTCTCCAGCCGCAGCCTCGCCGCGCCCATCCGCGACCTCGCCGAGGGAACCCGGGCGGTCGCGGGCGGCGACCTCGAGACCCAGCTGCCCCAGTCGAGCCGCGACGAGATGGGCTTCCTGGTGCAGTCCTTCAACGAGATGACGCGCCAGCTGGCGCGCGCCCGGGACGAGGCCCGCCGCAGCCAGGAGGCGGTGGAGGCCCAGCGTACCTCCCTCCAGGCCCTCCTCGCGCAGCTCTCCTCCGGGGTGGTCACGGTGGACCGGGAGCGGCGCCTCGGCACCGCCAACAACGCGGCGGGCCAGATCCTCGACCTGGACCTCGAGGCCGAGACCGGCCGCCCCCTGCGCGCCATCGCCGAGACCCACGCCCACCTGCAGCCGGTCATCGACGCCTTCGAGCGCCACCTGGAGGGCGAGGCCACCGAGTGGCGCGAGGAGGTGACGCTGTTCGGGCCGGTGGGCCGGCAGGTGCTCATGTGCCGGGGCACCCCGCTCGCGGGCCTCGGCGGCGAGCACGTGGTGGTCTTCGACGACATCACCGCGGTCATCCAGGCCCAGCGCGACGCCGCCTGGAGCGAGGTGGCCCGGCGCCTCGCCCACGAGATCAAGAACCCGCTCACCCCCATCCAGCTCTCGGCCGAGCGCCTGCGCCACAAGTACCTGGACAAGATGCAGGACAAGGACCGGGAGGTCATGGACCGCCTCACCCACACCATCATCCAGCAGGTGGACTCGATGAAGGAGATGGTGAACGCCTTCTCGAGCTACGCCCGCAGCCCCCAGGTCCGCCTCGAGCCCGCGAGCCTGAACGACCTCGCCCGGGAGGTGGTGGAGCTCTACCGGTACAATCGGGGGGCCACCCCCATCGAGGCCACCCTCGACCCCCGGGTCCCGACGCTCGAGCTCGACACCGGCCGGGTGCGTCAGGTCCTGCACAATCTGATCAAGAATGCCCTCGAGGCCTGCGAGGGCCGCGAGGGGTGCGCGGTCGCCGTGCGCACCCGGCTCGTCGAGGAGAAGGGCAAGCGGCAGGTGGAGATCGCCGTCGAGGACAACGGGCCGGGCTTCACCCCGGACGTGCTCGAGCGGGTCTTCGACCCCTACGTCACCACCAAGAGCCGGGGCACCGGCCTCGGGCTCGCGATCGTGAAGAAGATCGTGGAAGAGCACGGCGGCATGGTCCGCGCCCAGGCCCGCGCCGAGGGCGGGGCCCGCGTGCTGGCACGGCTGCCCGCGGCGAGCGGGGCAGCCCGGCGTGAGACGGAGCCGAAGGAGGGCTGA
- a CDS encoding DNA topoisomerase I gives MGNKLVVVESPAKASTIGKYLGPEFQVLASYGHVRDLVAREGAVDTAGGFEMRYEPIEKNKRHVDAIARAMKKADTLYLATDPDREGEAISWHLHELLAEGGLLKNKDVHRVVFYEVTRQAVQDAVAHPRDLAMPLVNAQQARRALDYLVGFNLSPLLWKKIRRGLSAGRVQSPALRLIVERELEIEAFQQEEYWTVEADARAEGGELLARLTEWQGEKLGQFSIRTAAEAKRVQKGLLAAAGGRLTVRSVERKERRRTPAPPFTTSTLQQEAVRKLGFSAQRAMRTAQQLYEGVDTGGGRVGLITYMRTDSVTLAREALEEIRGLIAERYGVDKLPDRARVYTNRSKNAQEAHEAVRPTSVSRRPEELAAHLSRDQLRLYELIWRRTVACQMTPAVFHTVGVDLACGTGNTFRATGSTVADPGFMAVYREGGDERTEDDEERRLPPLEEGQVVELLEVRPEQHFTEPPPRYTEASLVKALEEYGIGRPSTYASIISTLQQREYAELESRRFRPTDIGRIVNRFLTEHFSRYVDYDFTARLEDDLDSISRGEREWVPLLREFWKEFEGQVKEKDAAVSRRDLAQVRELGADPASGRPVTVRMGRYGPFAQIGTPEDEEKPRFAGLRPGQRLDTISLEEALTLFHLPRELGVTPEGEPVSVNVGRFGPYVKFGGSFASLKPGDDPYTVSLERALELIVAKREADAAREIRRFEGTGVRVLKGRFGPYVTDGKRNGRIPKDRDPASLTLEECEKFLAEAPIGKPGRKGRAPAKAAKAPKAARAPKAAKTPKAPKGSTASGAAAPKPRKAAKAPKAPAARPGPRRAKKEG, from the coding sequence ATGGGGAACAAGCTGGTGGTGGTCGAGTCGCCCGCGAAGGCGAGCACGATTGGCAAGTACCTCGGACCGGAGTTCCAGGTGCTGGCCTCCTACGGGCACGTGCGCGACCTGGTCGCCCGGGAGGGCGCGGTCGACACCGCGGGCGGCTTCGAGATGCGCTACGAGCCCATCGAGAAGAACAAGCGCCACGTGGACGCCATCGCCCGCGCGATGAAGAAGGCGGACACCCTCTACCTCGCGACCGACCCGGACCGCGAGGGGGAGGCCATCTCCTGGCACCTGCACGAGCTCCTCGCCGAGGGCGGGCTCCTGAAGAACAAGGACGTGCACCGCGTGGTCTTCTACGAGGTCACCCGGCAGGCGGTGCAGGACGCCGTCGCGCACCCGCGCGACCTCGCGATGCCGCTGGTGAACGCCCAGCAGGCGCGCCGGGCGCTCGACTACCTGGTGGGCTTCAACCTCTCGCCCCTGCTGTGGAAGAAGATCCGGCGCGGGCTCTCTGCGGGGCGGGTGCAGAGCCCGGCCCTGCGCCTCATCGTGGAGCGCGAGCTGGAGATCGAGGCCTTCCAGCAAGAGGAGTACTGGACGGTGGAGGCCGACGCCCGGGCCGAGGGCGGCGAGCTCCTGGCGCGGCTGACCGAGTGGCAGGGCGAGAAGCTCGGCCAGTTCAGCATCCGCACCGCGGCCGAGGCGAAGCGGGTGCAGAAGGGGCTCCTCGCCGCGGCCGGGGGCCGGCTCACCGTGCGCTCGGTGGAGCGCAAGGAGCGCCGGCGCACCCCCGCGCCCCCCTTCACCACCTCCACCCTGCAGCAGGAGGCGGTGCGCAAGCTCGGCTTCTCCGCCCAGCGCGCCATGCGCACCGCCCAGCAGCTCTACGAGGGGGTCGACACCGGCGGCGGCCGGGTCGGTCTCATCACCTACATGCGCACGGACTCGGTGACCCTCGCCCGGGAAGCGCTCGAGGAGATCCGCGGGCTCATCGCCGAGCGCTACGGTGTGGACAAGCTGCCCGACCGCGCCCGGGTCTACACCAACCGGAGCAAGAACGCCCAGGAGGCGCACGAGGCGGTGCGGCCGACCTCGGTGAGCCGCAGGCCCGAGGAGCTGGCCGCGCACCTGAGTCGGGACCAGCTGCGCCTCTACGAGCTCATCTGGCGGCGCACGGTCGCCTGCCAGATGACCCCCGCGGTCTTCCACACGGTGGGGGTGGACCTCGCCTGTGGGACGGGGAACACCTTCCGCGCCACCGGGTCCACCGTTGCCGACCCCGGCTTCATGGCGGTCTACCGGGAGGGCGGCGACGAGCGCACCGAGGACGACGAGGAGCGCCGGCTGCCCCCGCTCGAGGAGGGGCAGGTGGTGGAGCTCCTCGAGGTGCGCCCGGAGCAGCACTTCACCGAGCCGCCCCCGCGCTACACCGAGGCCTCGCTGGTGAAGGCCCTCGAGGAGTACGGCATCGGCCGGCCCTCGACCTATGCGTCGATCATCTCCACCCTCCAGCAGCGCGAGTACGCCGAGCTCGAGAGCCGCCGGTTCCGCCCGACCGACATCGGCCGCATCGTGAACCGCTTCCTCACCGAGCACTTCTCGCGCTACGTGGACTACGACTTCACCGCGCGCCTCGAGGACGACCTGGACTCCATCTCCCGCGGCGAGCGGGAGTGGGTGCCGTTGCTGCGGGAGTTCTGGAAGGAGTTCGAGGGGCAGGTGAAGGAGAAGGACGCCGCGGTCTCCCGGCGGGACCTGGCCCAGGTGCGGGAGCTGGGGGCGGACCCCGCGAGCGGCCGGCCGGTGACGGTGCGGATGGGGCGCTACGGGCCCTTCGCCCAGATCGGGACGCCGGAGGACGAGGAGAAGCCCCGCTTCGCCGGCCTGCGCCCCGGGCAGCGGCTCGACACGATCTCGCTCGAGGAGGCGCTCACCCTCTTCCATCTGCCGCGCGAGCTCGGTGTGACCCCCGAGGGGGAGCCGGTCAGTGTCAACGTGGGCCGCTTCGGCCCGTACGTGAAGTTCGGGGGGAGCTTTGCGTCGCTGAAGCCCGGCGACGACCCCTACACCGTCTCGCTCGAGCGGGCCCTCGAGTTGATCGTGGCGAAGCGTGAGGCCGACGCGGCCCGCGAGATCCGCCGCTTCGAGGGGACGGGGGTGCGGGTGCTGAAGGGGCGCTTCGGCCCCTACGTCACCGACGGCAAGCGCAACGGACGCATCCCGAAGGACCGCGACCCGGCGTCGCTCACGCTCGAGGAGTGCGAGAAGTTCCTGGCCGAGGCCCCGATCGGGAAGCCCGGGCGCAAGGGCCGGGCGCCGGCGAAGGCCGCCAAGGCTCCCAAGGCCGCCAGGGCCCCTAAGGCCGCCAAGACGCCCAAGGCCCCGAAGGGATCCACGGCCTCGGGCGCCGCCGCGCCGAAGCCCCGCAAGGCCGCCAAGGCCCCTAAGGCCCCGGCGGCCAGGCCCGGGCCGCGGCGGGCCAAGAAGGAAGGTTGA
- a CDS encoding peptide deformylase, with protein sequence MAKLPILHFPDARLRRTAKPVEKVDADIQRLLDDMLETMYDAPGIGLAAVQVNVPLRAVVIDVSEEHDQPLCLVNPVIVERRGTEEMDEGCLSVPGFYEPVERSEWVRVRALGREGEPIEIETDGLLAVCIQHELDHLDGKLFVDYLSSLKRNRIRKKLEKADREHTAPGTPASAAHPAI encoded by the coding sequence ATGGCCAAGCTTCCCATCCTGCACTTCCCCGACGCCCGGCTGCGCCGCACGGCCAAGCCCGTGGAAAAGGTCGACGCCGATATACAGCGCCTGCTCGACGACATGCTTGAGACGATGTACGACGCTCCTGGGATCGGGTTGGCAGCCGTGCAGGTCAACGTGCCGCTGCGGGCCGTGGTCATCGACGTCTCGGAGGAGCACGACCAGCCGCTCTGCCTCGTCAACCCGGTCATCGTGGAGCGCCGTGGCACCGAGGAGATGGACGAGGGGTGCCTCTCGGTCCCCGGGTTCTACGAGCCGGTGGAGCGCTCCGAGTGGGTCCGGGTCCGGGCGCTCGGCCGGGAAGGTGAGCCGATCGAGATCGAGACCGACGGGCTGCTCGCCGTCTGCATCCAGCACGAGCTGGACCACCTCGACGGCAAGCTCTTCGTCGACTACCTCTCCTCGCTCAAGCGCAACCGCATCCGCAAGAAGCTCGAGAAGGCCGACCGGGAGCACACCGCGCCCGGCACACCGGCCAGCGCCGCGCACCCCGCGATCTAG